The Toxotes jaculatrix isolate fToxJac2 chromosome 14, fToxJac2.pri, whole genome shotgun sequence genome window below encodes:
- the LOC121193806 gene encoding serine/threonine-protein kinase MAK-like has product MNRYTTLKQLGDGTYGSVLLGKSNETGELVAIKRMKRKFYSWDECLNLREVKSLKKLNHANVVKLKEVIRENDYLYFVFEYMKENLYQLMKEREAKMFSENEIRNILFQVLSGLAFVHKHGYFHRDMKPENLLCMGPELVKIADFGLAREIRSQPPYTDYVSTRWYRAPEVLLKSNSYSSPIDIWAMGCIMAELYTLRPLFPGNSEVDEIFKICQVLGTLKKSDWPEGYNLAASMNFRFPKCVPTSLRSLIPNGSDEAIALMKDMLQWDPEKRPSAAQALRYPYFHVGQALGAPLKYSEQHKAQAKLFEASTEPKPLSLCKTDLESSEPSQTQAELKTSGQSLNQPLQEIPVPQDNTEPTTQQATLGQEEPLSLVKNRQPTSWHTVAATQQGAENIVSRVRTGRRRWGQTSIKSVDSWDDGDDTDAGVSISKKPTISSLKDRAHNGHSCRFPESKSNAVAKLASNTGLNRTDSTTLSAKQHYLRQSRYLPGVNPKSSSSVGSQVGGRNLWDSSCLTRGQGLEFPLNKDASFPKVADKQPMKEKTLEDPDLSRDFFMSNTNNPAKTYISPFQRTETGAARQRITLAPIGGTSAIDLSSAADLRIDCKTKTSKISSNKLASSNEEYEGWRSRSLNPQIPGSSTISVGKKAFARSTNNQAVHGRVDWTAKYGGHR; this is encoded by the exons ATGAACCGCTACACCACTCTGAAGCAGCTGGGTGACGGCACGTATGGCAGCGTGCTCCTGGGCAAGAGCAATGAGACTGGGGAGCTGGTGGCCATCAAGAG gatgaagaggaagttTTATTCTTGGGATGAGTGCTTGAATCTGAGAGAAGTGAAG TCTCTGAAGAAGCTGAACCATGCCAATGTGGTGAAGCTAAAGGAAGTCATCAGAGAAAATGACTACCTCTACTTTGTCTTTGAGTACATGAAAGAAAACCTCTATCAGCTCATGAAAGAAAG GGAAGCTAAgatgttttctgaaaatgagATAAGGAACATTCTGTTCCAAGTATTGTCTGGCTTAGCATTTGTGCATAAGCACG GGTATTTCCACCGTGATATGAAGCCAGAGAACTTGCTCTGCATGGGCCCAGAGCTGGTCAAGATTGCAGATTTTGGACTAGCAAGAGAAATCCGCTCGCAGCCACCGTACACTGATTATGTGTCCACGAGATG GTACCGAGCCCCAGAGGTTCTGCTCAAGTCCAACTCCTACAGCTCGCCCATTGACATCTGGGCCATGGGCTGCATCATGGCGGAGCTCTACACCCTCAGACCCCTGTTCCCCGGCAACAGCGAGGTGGACGAGATCTTCAAGATCTGTCAGGTGCTGGGAACGCTGAAGAAG TCGGACTGGCCTGAGGGCTACAACCTGGCCGCCTCGATGAACTTCCGCTTCCCAAAGTGTGTCCCCACCAGCCTCAGATCGCTGATCCCCAACGGCAGCGACGAGGCGATCGCACTGATGAAAGACATGCTGCAGTGGGATCCTGAGAAAAGACCAAGTGCAGCTCAG GCTCTGCGGTATCCTTACTTCCATGTCGGCCAGGCGCTCGGTGCTCCATTGAAGTATTCAGAGCAGCACAAGGCTCAGGCAAAGCTGTTCGAGGCGTCTACAGAACCAAagcctctgtccctctgtaaGACAGACCTGGAGTCCAGCGAGCCAAGTCAGACCCAGGCAGAGCTGAAGACCTCCGGCCAATCTCTAAACCAGCCTCTACAGGAGATCCCCGTTCCTCAGGACAACACGGAGCCAACCACACAACAAGCCACACTGGGGCAGGAGGAACCTCTCAGCCTGGTGAAAAACAGGCAACCGACGAGCTGGCACACTGTCGCCGCCACTCAG CAAGGAGCAGAGAACATTGTATCCAGAGTCAGGACTGGACGCAGGCGATGGGGCCAGACGTCTATCAAGTCAGTCGACAGCTGGGACGACGGTGACGACACAGACGCTGGAGTTTCCATCTCCAAAAAACCCACTATCAGCTCCCTGAAAGACAGAGCACACAATGGGCACAGCTGTCG ATTTCCAGAGTCAAAGAGCAATGCAGTTGCAAAGTTAGCAAGCAACACTGGGCTAAACAGAACTGACTCCACCACCTTGTCTGCCAAGCAGCACTACCTCCGTCAGTCCAGGTATCTGCCAG GCGTGAATCCAAAAAGCAGCTCCTCGGTAGGAAGCCAGGTGGGCGGCAGAAACCTGTGGGACAGCTCGTGCTTAACCAGAGGACAGGGCCTGGAGTTCCCTCTTAATAAAG ATGCTAGTTTTCCTAAAGTAGCAGATAAGCAGCCTATGAAGGAGAAGACCCTGGAGGATCCTGATCTTTCCAGAG ACTTCTTCATGAGCAACACCAATAACCCAGCCAAGACTTACATATCACCTTTTCAGAGGACCGAAACAGGAGCAGCCCGACAGAGGATTACACTGGCACCGATTGGAGGCACCTCTGCTA TTgatctgtcctcagctgctgatCTGAGAATtgactgtaaaaccaaaacgTCAAAGATCTCTTCGAATAAACTTGCTTCCTCAaatgaag AGTATGAGGGGTGGAGGAGCAGATCTCTGAATCCTCAGATCCCTGGATCCAGCACCATCTCTGTAGGGAAGAAAGCCTTCGCACGGAGCACAAACAACCAGGCAGTGCACGGGCGAGTTGACTGGACCGCCAAATACGGAGGTCACCGGTAG
- the LOC121193805 gene encoding transmembrane protein 14C-like yields MAVDWAGFSYSALVSVGGIIGYVRAGSVTSLAAGLLFGLLAAVGAYLASQNPRNVWLSLGTSGTLAVVMGLRFLNSWKFMPAGLMTLASGLMLAKIITGMLKRPHKSK; encoded by the exons ATGGCTGTGGACTGGGCTGGCTTCAGTTACTCTGCCCTGGTGTCAGTAGGAGGAATCATTGGTTATGTGAGAGCAG gCAGCGTCACCTCTCTGGCTGCAGGGCTCCTGTTTGGTCTGTTGGCTGCGGTCGGTGCTTATCTGGCATCTCAGAATCCCAGGAATGTCTGGCTGTCACTAG GCACCTCTGGAACTCTGGCTGTAGTGATGGGACTGAGATTTCTCAACTCCTGGAAGTTCATGCCGGCTGGTTTAATGACTTTAGCCAG TGGACTGATGCTGGCGAAGATCATAACTGGGATGCTAAAGAGGCCGCACAAATCTAAGTGA
- the LOC121193804 gene encoding poly(U)-specific endoribonuclease-C-like, with product MAKGKQADEELTKVLNQLWQLDTNRLRPGTDYIISLQGRAGYVAQGSNYARDRASAPLFTYVNEDKLKSIATYAHFISLLDNYEMATGVSETVTSEELKENKLFIDAILETDVMKCAHKYLVRKGQSPSDPAQFKRQLYDIWFRLYHRERSGGEDSCGFEHVFVGETKFGKEIMGLHNWVQFYLQEKHKHVDYKGYKARDNKDTPDEDDHVLNLQFSWKGLVKPVGGSFIGVSPEFEVALFTIIFLMSTEKMTSVVVKVDEYMLELVVYRHGRSIGTSFPKLLSSNNRDL from the exons ATGGCAAAGGG taAACAGGCCGACGAGGAGCTCACCAAGGTGCTAAACCAGCTCTGGCAGCTGGATACCAACCGCCTCAGGCCCGGGACTGATTATATTATTTCCCTCCAG GGGAGGGCAGGTTATGTGGCTCAGGGCAGTAACTAtgccagagacagagccagTGCTCCACTCTTCACATATGTCAATGAAGATAAACTCAAGAGTATTGCAACATATGCAC ATTTCATCAGCTTGCTGGACAACTATGAGATGGCCACAGGTGTGTCAGAGACGGTCACTTCAGAGGAGCTTAAAGAGAACAAGCTGTTCATCGATGCCATACTGGAGACTGATGTCATGAAG TGTGCTCACAAATACCTGGTCAGGAAGGGGCAATCGCCATCAGACCCTGCGCAGTTCAAGAGGCAGCTGTATGACATCTGGTTCCGCCTTTACCACAGGGAGAGGAGTGGAGG TGAAGATTCTTGTGGATTTGAACATGTGTTTGTTGGAGAAACCAAATTCGGCAAGGAGATCATGGGTCTGCACAACTGGGTCCAGTTCTacctgcaggaaaaacacaagcatgTTGACTACAAAGGTTACAAAGCAAgagacaacaaagacaca CCTGATGAAGACGACCATGTCTTGAACCTGCAGTTCAGCTGGAAGGGCTTGGTGAAGCCGGTTGGCGGCTCCTTCATTGGTGTCAGTCCAGAGTTCGAGGTCGCTCTCTTCACCATCATCTTCCTCATGTCGACAGAGAAGATGACGTCTGTGGTGGTGAAGGTGGATGAGTACATGCTGGAGCTGGTTGTGTATCGGCACGGGCGATCCATCGGCACATCTTTCCCTAAACTgctcagcagcaacaacagggATTTGTAA
- the pak1ip1 gene encoding p21-activated protein kinase-interacting protein 1-like → MAPVLELIAGSYEQIAFGYRVKTDETEWTAKADFTHHAHTASISAVAASERFVVTGSKDETMQLYDMKKGIEHGALLHHDGTITCLEFYGTSHLLSGGEDGLLCVWSTKKWECLKSIKAHKGHVTSLSVHPSGKLVLSVGTDKTLRTWNLINGRSAFIKNIKQNAHIVRWSPDGDKYVVVINDQMNIYDLETASVTGTVTNPKRISSVKFLNNSILAVAGDDEIVRLCDMGKEKWVCEFKAHETRVKAVDSFNMEDYCVMVTASNDGFIKMWKLHLKEELEPPTLLGEVNTTARLTCLALWKPSSAPQTPEEPAAEATTSEELARELSKTKRVRIATEEVVLEDESKPKKKKKDGGK, encoded by the exons ATGGCACCTGTACTGGAGCTGATTGCTGGGAGCTACGAGCAGATCGCCTTTGGTTACCGAGTGAAAACGGACGAAACA GAGTGGACGGCGAAGGCAGACTTCACACATCACGCCCACACAGCATCCATATCAGCTGTGGCAGCCAGCGAGAGGTTTGTTGTTACAGGCAGCAAAGATGAGACCATGCAGCTTTACGATATGAAGAAGGGAATTGAACACGGTGCTTTGCTGCATCATGATG GCACCATCACCTGCCTGGAGTTTTATGGGACGTCTCATTTACTGAGCGGAGGAGAGGACggactcctgtgtgtgtggagcacaAAGAAGTGGGAGTGCCTGAAGTCCATCAAAGCTCACAA agGTCACGTCACATCGCTGTCCGTCCATCCATCGGGGAAACTTGTACTCTCAGTTGGGACAGATAAGACTCTCAG AACATGGAATCTGATTAATGGAAGATCAGCCTtcatcaaaaacataaaacaga ATGCACACATAGTTAGATGGTCTCCAGATGGGGATAAATATGTGGTGGTGATAAATGACCAGATGAACATCTACGACCTGGAGACGGCCTCTGTGACAGGAACAGTTACAAACCCCAAAAGAATCTCATCTGTTAAGTTCTTAAAT AACTCCATCCTGGCTGTCGCAGGAGATGATGAAATTGTGAGGTTATGTGACATGGGAAAAGAGAAATGGGTGTGTGAATTCAAGGCTCATGAAACCAG GGTCAAAGCTGTCGACAGTTTCAATATGGAGGATTACTGTGTGATGGTGACAGCTTCAAATGACGGATtcatcaaaatgtggaaactcCATCTTAAAGAG GAGCTGGAGCCTCCCACCCTCCTCGGGGAAGTGAACACAACAGCCAGACTGACGTGCCTCGCCTTGTGGAAGCCTTCATCAGCGCCTCAGACCCCTGAGGAACCAGCAGCTGAGGCGACAACATCTGAAG AACTTGCTCGAGAACTGTCGAAGACGAAGAGAGTCCGAATTGCAACAGAAGAAGTCGTTCTAGAAGATGAGAGCAAacccaaaaagaagaaaaaggacggtggaaaataa